TCCAAGCGTCATTGGAGGGAGATTGTGTTAGGCAATCAAAGGAATTACCCGATTGAGCAACAGAAACCATGGGAGAAGACtattgttttgatgtttgataCTATAAGTATTCATCATAATCTGCACTAGTTAATGTGACTAGAGTTCCTTAATCTTGGGCATTTGGTAGTGGAAGAAGTCCATCTCTTTGAGACTGAGCTATGTGAGCAATGGGCTGATTATACTGTGTCACCTCCTGATTGCACATCGATTGTTTGTGGTATCTCCATCAGAGCATccatctcaaaatatatattggCATAAGCAAGTCTTTGTTTAGTTGCTATGACCCTCTCATATTTGGCGATCATTGGTGGTGGATTTTTCAAACTAGTCAATATTTTTCCCATAGGTCTTGTTTATTCAATATTAAATACCGACTATGTATGTACTAGTCATGCAATTTCATGAAGTATTTGACAAAGAACTTTTCAAACTAGTCAATATTTTTCTCATAGTTCTTGTTTATTCAATTATCACATAGTAATCATGACAAAATTGCCATTTTAGAGGATAAATCTTCGTGCTTATAATTTCTTTTGTGACACTCCTTCGAATGTATTTTCTAAGCGTGGGGCCAAACTTTTCTGTCCAAAAATTTCCAATAGGTTGTCCCCATCTTAAAACATTTCATGACAATAATACCTAAAGTTCCTTCACATAGAATAAATTTGATAGTTGTTGCCAATTTGCAATTCTAACCACAAGGCAGCGAATATACttttatgtttacatttttgCTACGCAAATGTAcacacaaacaaattaaaattacaatgtAGTTATTTGTATTGTCAAGTACCATAAAAATtcgtttttttaactttttaatgcATAAACATAGAAACCATGAAACCAACCTCAAATTGACATTATCTTCTGTCTTTCTTATGTTAGGAAAGGATCATCGAAGAACTCGAGTGGCAAATGCTTACTTCTCGCTATTTATGGCTGTTGGTAATGTTCTTGGCTATGCAACAGGATCTTATAGTGGGTGGTTTAAGGTTCTTCCATTTACCATGACAGCTGCCTGTGGTGTTGACTGTGCAAATCTCAAATCTGCTTTCTTTCTAGACGTTATTTTTATTGCAGTTACAACATATGTAAGTGTTTTAGCTGCTAAGGAAGTGCCTCTAGGTTCAGTTGAGATGTCTACAGCCTCTCATGAAGAGAGACCTGAACACTCAGGTGGCAATGCTGAAGAAGCTTTTCTATGGGAATTATTTGGAACATTTAGATATTTCTCAGGGACTATATGGATAATCTTGTTTGTTACTGCACTGAATTGGATTGGATGGTTCCCTTTTCTTCTCTTTGACACTGACTGGATGGGTCGAGAGATCTATGGTGGTCAGCCAAATGAAGGGGCGAACTATAATTCTGGGGTCCGAATGGGGGCAGTTGGATTGATGTTGAATTCCGTTGTTCTAGGAATTACTTCAGTTCTTATGGAGAAGCTTTGTAGCAAATGGGGAGCTGGCTTTATCTGGGGAGTTTCAAACATTGTCATGGCCTTGTGCTTTCTCTCAATGCTCATTCTATCGTATGTAACAGACCATATGGATTATATTGGCCATGACCTACCCCCAGCTGGCATTGTGATTGCTGCACTACTGATTTTTTCCATCCTTGGCTTTCCATTGGCGGTAAGCTGCCTTCTCTTTCCTACAGAAAATCATTTGaagttttgattgaatttgtaaaGAACATAGGTATCTTGATTTTAGTTGTTTCCTCGACATGGACCATGCAGCCATTGAGAAAATTGCAGTCTAATCAATCTCAACTTGGTGATCTTGGTTCAAATCCTAAAACATCATCTTTTGGCTGTCTATGTACTGTAATTTAATGGTCAATACAATTACCATGACAGCTGGATCTTAAAACTGGTCCAATAATGACTAGGCCTGAGGTTAACCTTGTTCTGCTGAAGTCTCAATTGATCTTctttacaaaaagaaagaaaaagttggGAGCTTTTAGTTTGTCTGTTTAACTGATGCTATTAGTATTTTATTGCAGGTTACTTACAGTGTTCCATATGCCTTGATATCCACGCGTATTGAGTCTTTGGGACTTGGTCAAGGTAggcaatatttttatttttgtatctaGAATGTTGCTATTTTTTACCTTCTGGATAAGTTGTGAAGGTGCTATTCTCTTTGTTGTGTCCTACAGGATTGTCGATGGGAGTCCTAAATCTAGCTATTGTTATTCCACAGGTATTGCTTAGCTCCTGAACTCATTTTATCATGATTTACTTTCTTGTCCTTTTTTGGGTACGCTGTTTGACATGATCATTTTCATACATGATGTacatttgaaaaattgaagTGGATTGCATCTTTAGCTTCTCTTATAAACATCTATAAATTTCTTATATGGGGTTTAAACAATTCATTGTTCTTGATGTCATTCAATATTAGGCTGTCTCACGTATTTTGAAATGATCATCTCATTGATTGATGCACCcctttaaaatttgaagtgGACTGGATTTGAGCCTTTATTGTAGCATTCTTATATGAGGTTTAAACTATATTCAAGGAACTTAATAAGTTGGAACCATGTAAACTTgacttagtaatcaatattaTTTAGGTTTGGGAGGAATAAGACCTCTCTTTTATATGGGGTTTAAACAATTCATTGTTATTCCAAGGATTTTAATTGGTAGGAACTCTCTCATGGACTCACACATGCACACGGATAATGCATGCATGGTAGCATCAATATTTTAGATACTACCAAGCATCCCGCTCCAACAATTTAATGGAAGAtggtttgttaatttttcacttctttttgtttagttttgttAACCATCCAACCTAAAACCAATTGTTAAAAAATGGAGGGGCCCAACTTGAAATCAAGAGCATAGGAAATTCAGTATTTAATAGATATGGAATAACAACACTTAACACTCCCCCCTCCTGTAGTTCAACAAGAGCATACTTAGATCTATTAATCCAACTTAACGcagtatatattatataatgtttcatTGACAGAAATTCTTGTGTTAATCTTTCAATTTAAACTGTGAAACTTTGGTTGTTAACAATAGGTTGTGGTGTCCATGGGAAGTGGACCGTGGGATGAACTATTTGGTGGTGGAAACTCACCAGCTTTTGCTGTAGCTGGTGTCGCGTCCCTCACCAGTGGACTGATAGCAATCTTGGCTATCCCTCGAAGTAGTCCACAGAAGATCAGAGCACTCCCATGAGGTATTGTTGTACCTTATTTTTTGTATGCCatcaaaatgaatattaaatgttaaGATAGAATTTGTATATAGGATATTGTTACtttattgatcaataaaattattacaatcTGAGGTTTTGTTTGGCAATACATTATTTCTCTTTTGACATTTGAAACACTGAAATACTATCAGTGTATTATGCTGCAAGTAGTGAGTTTGAAGCTTTTACATCTTTGAGCTTAGAAGCCAGAAACTTAGAACAAGGTTGTTTCTAGAACGGTAAGTTTCCAGAATTATTCATTGAGACTGCCcttcaaaatagaaatgatggaaaataaaatgcCGATGGGGCATCACTTTGCATTCTGATCATGATGGCAACTTAAATGTAATGCTAACAAATATTTGTAGTTTCAATGAGGTTTGtcttaaaaagaagaaagaaaaaaagagagagatacTTCAGCTTTCATTGAATTCTGGATGAGACAAGTTATCTAAAATCAGTGGAGAATTTTTTTGGCATGAAAAATCTGCCCACCTGCTGGTAATGCTAGTGAAAAAGCCTGGAGGGTTTGATTCGAGAATTAGTCCTGGGACTACTATTTCCTTTAGCACCAAGATAAGTTGCTGCTGATTGGGATCTATTCCTTAGAAAACATcaactttttaatttggtacAACGAATTTTATTGGTTGAAAGAAAACATTGCAATTGCCCATTTGTGGTTCAATCATGATGTATTGGAATCTCGTGCATTGTTTTGTGCCAGAATTTGCTGTATGAAGGTGGTGAATTGTGCTTTGTGGCCAACAGTATGAGTTGTGCTGATTTAATACCTTTGATAGAGACATGTCTTTTATGCTCTGATTTTTCtggttcttttaatttttccctggaaaaaaaaaaggcttgaTTGATTTTTATGGAACGGGTGTTTCTCTTTATGATTATTCtgttctttttattaaattttaacatatatctTCCTCTCTTCTTGTTGCTTGCTTGCCATCTGAATATTGGAATAAGTTCTGTGTGTTTTATTGCACTTTTATGAAAGGCTGTTTTGCCTTGAATGCTCCCCCATAACCTGAGAACACAGCATTTAAAAGACCCCGAGTAACAATCATGACATGGCTGATTAACAGTACTGTAACCTTATTTATTAGCCTTTATGGTGCCTCCTAGATTCGTTGAAGAACTTTCTACCCTTAATAAGGTTAAAAATTGTACAATCTCAATGTGCTGAAATGCATTGGTTTTGGtgccatttttcaaattatcaTCACTGACACAGCTGAGGCATTTGGATGGAACATTGGAAACAGGAAAACAGCAGTAATAATATTGGAATACTTATGACTTTTCTCCGTACAAAACAAAACGAAAAATATCAAACGCCATtcgtattttttcttttctgcttttttttttttttggttggtaCATTCAAGCTGAATTTAATTGGCATATGTAGTAAGTGATACTTATTCAAGGCATCAATTCCATCTGTTTCTTTATTTTGCTTATTAAGACTAAGCAGGCAAGCATCAAGTCCTTTTTTCTAATGGGGGTATCTATGAATTTGTTCGAGTTTCTAGACAATAAGTATATAGAAATCTTTATTAAATGTCAAAAATACTGAAAGGTCTTGTCACTGTTGTATATCCTTTTCCTTCATTGAAACTTGTATATATTTGGGGTATTGTCACTGAAAGCTCTTTCTTGACATGCCAATAAAAATTCTGCCTCGACTCCACCTCAACAACAACTTGGTATCAAAAGTCGAATGTTTCTTTTTCTGGTTAAATGGTAGAAAACGAATATAATCGTTTTCATTCTAGAACATCTTGTCAATTCCTATTTCTACAACTCCCCCACTTCCCATTCCACAAGTGCTAAATTCGATCAAAAAGGAAATTGGGttcacattttttttcttctaagtTTATAATTTGAGACGAACATTTGTCTGATTGGgttttttttgagttgcttgACACATGGAATCTGATAATAAGTAAACCACCCTATTGTAACAAACAACAAAGGTAAAAACTGATTCTTGAAGCTGCTTGTAGTCTACAAAATGAGCcaaaaagagcaaaaaaagGGGAGGGTAGCTGGTTCGTATGAATAGGAAGGGTCAAGTGTTTCTCACCCATAGAGCCACTATACCATCTGGTGTTACGAGTATAGATTATAAATGGTTGCAGTTGAAGCACGTAATTGTCTATCAGTGTTCCCTCTCTACCATCTGCTGGTTTTCCATACAGCCATATCTACTGTCATATCTCCATTAACACACTTGGTGGTCccattcatgaaacaataccTACCTCCACATACCCATGGAGATAACCTTTTTTAAACAAAGGCTCccctccccctttttttttcaaaaaaaaaaaaaaaacactggATATGACACATTGGTCACTTGAAAGCTAAAACCCCACATGTTGTTTAGCATTTCCTTGAGCTCTCAATTAGTTTCCCGCAAACAAAGCATGATTTTGTTCCcctatttggaaaaaaaacggACTGTTTCTTAAGCCCATTTCTTTGCAAATCCCGACGACACCTGAAGACCTTGCAACTTGGTGTTGCATGATAAAAGCCTTTCATCCTACTCCAATACTCGAtagttgtattattttaattgcttAAGACGATATTTATTAAGTAGGCTCTTAATGGGGCAACTACAaacaattttcctttttatactTTGTTTTCACCTATAGAGTGTTAGCCAGTTGTGTTAGAGAAAGAAACTCCACCACAAGTTCTTTTTTTGTGCCaatgttaaagttttattttatttgctttcaaTGAATGCCAAGCCGGTTTATCTCTACATCACTTACCCTGGAAAACGGATGAAGTAAAAAGAGAAAAGCCAGAACAGATGGGACCATATATGCAAAACACAGATGTCAGCCAAAGCTTTGTCACCTTACATATTGAACAACTAGTCTCAAAGGGATCGATGTTCGGTTTTTCCCACTGGTGCTTGGTATGGGTTTCATCACATGGGTTGTGTGAAAAAGGGACATATGCATGGCTGCCGTAGAACATGCAAAAAAACAATTTACCTGCCTACAAAAgttacacacacacatatataatagcACAAACATAGCAGCCATTgccaatataaataaaatatatgtctTTATGCCGATATATATGCCACTGTCATTTCTCCAACTAGAGGCTGAAGTTAATTTGCCCGTCAATCCATCCCCACTTGACAAACTCAAGATAAACTAAAGTAATACAGAAATACATACAAATGGTCTAaagaataaccaaaaaaaaaaaattgtccaTTATCATTATACCAAACAAAATTTCATTGACACCAAAAACAAAATGTTATGCGAAATCATCATGGGATTTTCACCACATCTtccaaatgataaaatattatatcataCAAACAAAAAGATGAGCAACAAGGCTTTATTAACTTGAACCTATCTTTCTCTCTAAGTATAGATTGTTGACCTCTGAACAAAAGGAACTCAAATTCGAAGTGACTAACCTTCACATTCAAGCCatagagagagaaaaaagaacaaaaaagctAAAGAAAGGATAGGATGGGCGGCCCCCCCCCCCCTCTCTTCCCCCTTCCAACTTCCAAAGCATTTTTGAGTATACGTATTTCTATCATTTGCTTCGATCTGTTGTAACATCGACACGTTCTGAGAACCCCAAAGAGTAGGCCCCAATCGCCTGTGTATAAATATCGACATTCATTCCATCATCTCCAACCCCCATAATAAGCACAAGCAACATAATAAGCACAAATAGGGTCGACGTTCTTTACCATTGCAATCACTCTCATTTAACTTATCCAttcctttccctttttcccCGTAACTTCTTTTATCCATAAAATCTTAAGATAGCCAACCTCTATAGCTATGTATAACCAAAAACCATCTTCTCCAACATCTTCATTTCTCCCTTGTACAAAAACCCTTTTCAACAAAACTGCGGATCTTCCCATTCCcaatgatgatgatgttgaacTACATAGATTCCCTACTCTCTCTGAGGTATAAAAACagcttaaaatttatatatcatcATGTTTCTGTAGCTGTTTAGAAAAggataacttttttttatcaatatatCACCCAATGACTTATTTATCTtgcttttgtttgttttcagGCCCTGGAAGAGATCAAAGCCATCGGGAAGATCTCAGGCCCGACAGCGATCAGTAGTTTACTGCTATATTCAAGAGCTATGATCTCCATGCTCTTTCTTGGATACCTTGGTGAACTTGAGCTCGCTGGTGGTTCTCTTGCCATTGGTGTTGCCAACATTACTGGTTACTCTGTAATCTCTGGTTTAGCCATGGGAATGGAACCCATTTGCGGACAAGCTTATGGGGCCAAACAATGGAAACTCCTTGGGTTAACACTGCAAAGAACGGTGCTTCTCCTCCTCTCGGCTTCTATCCCTATCTCTTTCATGTGGGTCAACATGAAAGCTATCCTTCTTTGGTGTGGTCAAAACCAGGAAATATCATCCGTGGCTCATACATTTATTCTTTTCGCCATTCCCGACCTTTTTTTCCTCTCACTTCTTCACCCGCTTCGAATCTACCTCAGGACTCAAAGCATTACATTGCCCGTAACTTACTGTTCAGCCATCTCTGTGGTTCTCCACGTCCCCTTGAATTACCTCCTTGTTTTCCATTTCAAGCTTGGTGTTGCTGGGGTGGCTATATCCATGGTTTGGACCAACCTCAACGTCTTCCTCTTCCTCTCTTCGTTCGTCTACTTCTCGGGGGTATATAAAGATTCTTGGGTAACTCCAAGCACCGATTGTCTCAGGGGATGGTCCTCTCTGCTTGCTCTTGCTGTACCAACTTGTGCCTCGGTTTGCCTTGAATGGTGGTGGTACGAGTTCATGATATTGATGTGTGGTTTGCTTGTTAACCCCAAGGCTACCATTGCTTCCATGGGGATCCTTATTCAAACAACTTCTCTAGTCTATTGTTTCCCTTCAGCTTTAAGCGTTGGAGTATCCACAAGAGTTGGGAATGAACTCGGCGCAAACCGGCCCGGGAAAGCTCGGATTTCCATGATCGTCTCCCTCGTTTGCGCAGTATCGATCGGCCTCTCGGCCATGTTGTTTACAACCTTGATGAGACACCAATGGGGCAAGTTTTTCACCAACGATACCGAAATCCTCGAGCTTACAGCCGTTGCATTGCCTATTGCCGGGCTTTGCGAGCTCGGCAATTGCCCACAAACAACCGGTTGCGGTGTGCTGAGAGGTAGCGCCAGGCCGACCATTGGAGCCAACATAAACTTGGGTTCATTCTACTTCGTGGGGATGCCAGTAGCTATCCTAATGGGGTTCATAATAAAAATGGGGTTCGCCGGACTCTGGCTCGGTTTGCTTGCGGCTCAAGCATCATGCGCTTCCCTCATGCTAGTAGTTCTTTGGAGAACAGATTGGATGGTCCAAGTGGAGAGAGCAAGATTGCTCACACAAACAACAAATACATGTAACAATAAACCAGTCCCTCCATTGCTGATTTCACCTAAACCTAAAGAAACTAACAACAAGAAAATGGGTGATGATGTTGTTGAAGAGATCATAGTGTGCATCAATGATGAGCTTGTGAAGCCTACACTTGAAACACACCCTCTCCTATCTAACTCACACATTGATGAGCATTAACCAGAGTTTCAATTACCCTTTTGCCTCATTTTTGCCACCACCCCATCACATAAATTGAGTTTGATCTGAACATTTACTGTTCCTACTATTAATTTCTACTGTACAAGAGAGCCCttttacttatattttcttgttttaacttgattttttttccttccatttttccctttttctattTAAGTCCCCATTATGTATTTAATAATGAATGTAGAATGAgatagatatatttaatttacttcTCCTTGGTATATATGTTTTGGACCGACCGATTGAGAAAagtaaagttaaataaaataataaataaagggtTAAGCTGTCGGTTGTTTTAAAGATGTGTGGAAAGTGATTCTGCCTGCCTTTCTTCTTGTTCCCTTCCTTTTTAAGGCTGGAAACCCATTTGCTTGAGTAGTTCCTAAAAGGGAAATTTAGCATAATAACATATACGCAAAAagtcttaaataataatacaaatgaTTCCACCCAATCAAAAATAATACTACAAATGTTAATGTTCATATCTCcgcttcaaatttataaattattttttgcgaaatataaaaaataaattaagttttgattgaaatgataaagtaaagttatttatgtttaattcattcataattacttaaaattctGTATCTAGAGCTGATTACACACTTATATTCTGACTATAACCCGTAATCCACTTACCTTggtggttttgaaaaaaaaccttCAATTGTTAGTGGAAAGTGATTGCTTGCTTGTTGTCAATATGTTTAATGGTTAAACATTGGAGACCGATGCAAGTTAGCAGGGCGAATTATTAAAGCACTGTTAGCTAGGGAATGGACTATTAAGGTGATATATATTCCACGCACAGTAAATATGATTGTTGATTTTATGACAGCTTTACGTAAGAACGATTCTATTCCCCCCCCCAAGTCGATTGTTTTGGAAGTCTTATAAGAGAGTGTTGGTATTCAAGAGAAGATTTTTCATGACTAATTGTATTTAGCTTCTtcgtttattaaaaagaaaaaaaaagtgtttaaaattataaattgcattatgtgtatattttctatttttatataaaaagtaaaaaaataccttgtaaataatacaatatattttctgaaaataataatattttaattaaattaatgctCCGTTGAGTATAGATTTATTATCTGTTATATTCTAGttgtttatttccttattccttaaAGCTTTCATTTGCtttaaaattaacaacaaattttgaagaaaatttatttttctttccactGAATTTTGTAAAAGCAGACATAAGATTTTAATGCATAGTTgtgtttattatatatacatgttgtGCTTTAATATGAAAAAGGGCAAGTCTAAGCTCATGCTAGAATCTCTCATTGTAAGGCCATCCATTTACTACTCAATGGAgatgtgtatatgtatttattgtAAAGTGGAATAATTGGGTGTATTAAATGCCATCAccacattaaattaaagttcacACTCACTTTGGAAATTGAATATAAACAGGTggacatctttctttttctcctgcTAACTTAGTATAAtcttatttcatcataaaaatttctactaaataatttacaatttttcactCATTTTCTGATGGATTTATATGTCatggaaaacataaaataaaatgagtttaattCTGCTTTGAATCCATGTAGTCTttagacatttttgaaaatcaacACTCTACTTTTAATTCCAagaatttaatctatttatttgtttgatttaaaataaaaatccaattgataacatcaataaatttgaataagtgATATCAATTGaactttaacttttaaattaaaccattaaataTGACAACTTTAATCTGAGTCGACAACGAACTCAATATGTTACATTCAATGTTTGAGGGCATCGCAGTTGACATGGTCAATGAACAATGATTTTCTAACAATTTGGTGACTTGAATAGAAGAGTGTCACACAATTCAAAATTGAGGAATTTTAGGCTTTAATTTTCatgtgattaaatttttttaaaaaaatagaaaaattaaatttcgaaAAACCCAAAGAGTACAAGGACCAATGTCATAATTAAACCAATAAAGAAAACCTTGGGAAGAGAATATTTATGGAATACAAGAAAGTGTAATAATTGGGAGTAGTGTGAAGTAAGAGAAGGGTCTTGGTTAAGGGGGGTCCCCTGCTTCTTCTGCTTCAACTCAAGAAACAAAATCTACC
This sequence is a window from Gossypium raimondii isolate GPD5lz chromosome 5, ASM2569854v1, whole genome shotgun sequence. Protein-coding genes within it:
- the LOC105769416 gene encoding sucrose transport protein SUC4, producing the protein MAIPEVNRQQARGRPTASSTRPPVRARIRLRQLLRVTSVACGIQFGWALQLSLLTPYVQELGIPHQWASIIWLCGPLSGLLVQPLVGHMSDRCTSRLGRRRPFIVAGAVSIIVAVLIIGHSADIGWLFGDTEASRPRAIVAFVFGFWILDVANNVTQGPCRALLADLTGKDHRRTRVANAYFSLFMAVGNVLGYATGSYSGWFKVLPFTMTAACGVDCANLKSAFFLDVIFIAVTTYVSVLAAKEVPLGSVEMSTASHEERPEHSGGNAEEAFLWELFGTFRYFSGTIWIILFVTALNWIGWFPFLLFDTDWMGREIYGGQPNEGANYNSGVRMGAVGLMLNSVVLGITSVLMEKLCSKWGAGFIWGVSNIVMALCFLSMLILSYVTDHMDYIGHDLPPAGIVIAALLIFSILGFPLAVTYSVPYALISTRIESLGLGQGLSMGVLNLAIVIPQVVVSMGSGPWDELFGGGNSPAFAVAGVASLTSGLIAILAIPRSSPQKIRALP
- the LOC105769415 gene encoding protein DETOXIFICATION 48 → MYNQKPSSPTSSFLPCTKTLFNKTADLPIPNDDDVELHRFPTLSEALEEIKAIGKISGPTAISSLLLYSRAMISMLFLGYLGELELAGGSLAIGVANITGYSVISGLAMGMEPICGQAYGAKQWKLLGLTLQRTVLLLLSASIPISFMWVNMKAILLWCGQNQEISSVAHTFILFAIPDLFFLSLLHPLRIYLRTQSITLPVTYCSAISVVLHVPLNYLLVFHFKLGVAGVAISMVWTNLNVFLFLSSFVYFSGVYKDSWVTPSTDCLRGWSSLLALAVPTCASVCLEWWWYEFMILMCGLLVNPKATIASMGILIQTTSLVYCFPSALSVGVSTRVGNELGANRPGKARISMIVSLVCAVSIGLSAMLFTTLMRHQWGKFFTNDTEILELTAVALPIAGLCELGNCPQTTGCGVLRGSARPTIGANINLGSFYFVGMPVAILMGFIIKMGFAGLWLGLLAAQASCASLMLVVLWRTDWMVQVERARLLTQTTNTCNNKPVPPLLISPKPKETNNKKMGDDVVEEIIVCINDELVKPTLETHPLLSNSHIDEH